The genomic window ATAATCCCTGCTCTGCATATCCAACCGATCAAAGTAAAGAACAATATCTGGAGGAGTCTTACTGATGAACTTCTTCACTGAGTAGAGAATCTTCTCATTTTGACGCTGAtctgaggaggaagaggaaagtCCAGGTGTATCAATAACCCTAACCTTGATTCCTTGAACCATCCCTTCTATCTCCTGAACTTTCTTAGTACCCAGTTGGAAGGCATCTGTCTGCAACCTAACCTCATCAAAAATTGAATTGATGGTAGCACTCTTACCCACCCCAGTCTTCCCTATGATCATGATTGTACAAGAGAAGTCAAGGGGCTCCTGTCCAGCAGCCTCAAGCTGCTCTGCCATCACACTAGCTCGATCAAAGCTGAATACACCAGGCCGATTTGTGTTTCTTCTGAGTTGCTCCGCTAGCCCAAGCCTGTATAGAACTTGTGCAACAACTACATTGTGTGGTGTTTGACCAAGCCTGTGAGCAAGACGCAGGAACTTAACCCGGATCATCTGCAGCTTTTCACGGGTCTCATCATTCTCTTCTGCATCATCATTAACAGGCTCCTCAGAATGCTGAGATTGCCTTTGTGGAACAGAGTCATTTGCTCTGGGTTGCTGAAGAGAGCGAGCAGAAGGTTCCAGTAAGGGGGCAGAAGATCCAAGGCCAGCAGGACGAGATGGCAAAGAAGGCCCTCCCGAATTCTCAAAACGTGAAGTAGCAGATGGTGCTTGCTGACTATAAGTCTTGTCCTCATCATCTGTAGAACCTGAGTCACCTAAACCTTCTACCAATACAGATTGCTTTCCGACATCTTTGATAACTCCAGACTTGCTGTCAGAGCTAGGACTCTGCCCCCTGCCTTCCTTTGGGTGCTCTTGAATTCCATCTGTGATGGGAGGATTGGTGGATTCATCTTCCTTCACCACAGAAGCAAATGTCTCACCTACAAACCCATTATCCATTTTAGAAGGACCTTCTTCACTCTGCTGATTTATCGTCTGCTCATTGGGAAAGGTACTTGAGCGGACTGAAACATCCTGCATCTGATCAACCCCATCATCATGTGGAATCTGTTCCTTTGAGTCAGTTCCGCAACTCACACTGTTCTTATCGAAAACCACCTCGAGTGATCCTCCATTTTCAGTTTTTTCATAAACAGCTACATGCAGCCCATCTGAAATCACCTCATCAGGCTCACCATCATTGGAATTCTCATCAACAAACTCTTCTTTGCTATCCTCAAGAATCACTTCTCCATCATTCACAGGAATAGAAGAAACTTTTACCACATCTCCTACATTTTCACTGATAACATCATCTGCTTCCACACCATTCAATTCAGTAGGCATGGCTTCTCTCCTGTCTTCTACTTGTTTGAGAGGAAGAGAATGATCTGACTCTGCAGAAGCTTCCACCTCTGTTGCCCCTTGCTCTTCATAACTATGATCATTTACTTGGGCATCAATTGACTCATCAAACTTCTCAGAACCATTCAATTCAGTAGGCATGGCTTCTTTCCTGTCTTCTACTTGTTTGAGAGGAAGAGAATGATCTGACTCTGTAGAAGCTTCCATCTCTGTTGTCCCTTGCTCTTCATGTCTCTGATCATTTACTTGGGCATCAATTGACTCATCAAACTTCTCAGAAAAACGTGCTTCTTGTTTCTCGGAACTCTGATCATTCAGCAAAGCATCTGTTGACCCAACAAAATTCTCGGTATCAACCATTTCTTGTTCATCAGCACTCCGATCATTTACCTGCATATCTCCTCCTTCATCATACTTCTCCAGACCAATCGTTTCCTGTTCGTCAGGACCCACATGTCCCTTCTCACAGCGAGGTACTTCCACAATCCCCCTTTTATGTCCCGCAAAATCTTGCGAATCAGACCGCTCCTGTTGTGGCGGCTCCATCGCCTCCTCAAAAACCTCGTTTTCTTCAGAATCCTTCGCTTCATCCTTCGGCCCGTCGGATCCACCAGCAACTCCATCTACCGATTTCGGCAACGAGGCCCCATCCTCTGAAGCCATCTTCATCTCTCCCAACCGATTCTCCCCGTTTTCCATCAGACTTCAAAGATCCAGCACCTCAAAATCCTAGACTAAGCCTTTTGGACCTAATTTCCAAGAAATTACTAAATCAAATACCGTAAATAACACatactcaaataaaaaaaaattaaaggtagAAGGATGATTGAATCAAGAACACATAGCCCAGTGCAAAATCCGTCTCAAATAAACAAATTTTCGGATCAAAACGGGTTCTAAGATCTAGGGTTTCCGTCGATGAATTCGAAGAATATTAGATTCAGATAAAATAgggcggaagagggcaacgaacCTGGCGATGGAAAACGAGATCAAAACCCTAACTATTTCCTCCCCCTTCTGCCGTTCGAAATCCTCGCAGTCTTGGAAACGGGGAAAGCTCCGTTACCCCTCCATTCGCGATCGGCTTGATTTGGACTCGCTATCTAATGGAAGAAGCGACGAAAAATAATGACAGAAGGGAGATGGACGGAGGAAAATGAAGGGTCCGGGGATCGGACGGGCGACGCGAGGGGCTTCGCCTCGTCCGGCTTCGTGGGAAACGCCAAAAAAAGacggaaagagaaaaggaaaggggTGAGAAAATGTTGGGTTGGTGCCGTGGTCCGAGGTGCGTCGTCTTGTTCAATCACAGTGGGCACCATCAGTAAATCTGGAAATGGGTCTGGGCCATGGCCTATTTCCAGCCCAGCACCATTATAGTCATCTTATTCTCCCTAGTCTAACGAGCGGCGGAGCCTGACATTAAATATTGGAgagataaaataataatttattaataattttttaaataaaatattttataataaataataaaataaaaatatatatatctaaaattattatcaaaataaaaaaaattataaaaccaCTGTTTAAcaagaaatttttaaataaaaaaaattgaagaataaataaacaatgattatttatttaataaatttattatttttaataaaaaattaatatataaattaattatataattttttttaaattaatagatTCGTAATGTGTGTAAGACTAAAATATTGAGagaatcaatatatatatataaatatataaataataaatatttcaaaattttttgagaggtAGTGGCCCGTTGGTTCCTCTTATGATCCACCATTAATTCCAGCATCTATCAAAAGTTCTCCTATTCTATACTGACAGTACAAATAAAAACTCTGGCACCGACAGATAGTGTTGGAGTTTATTTTCTTCATTTAtaattattatcttattttttattttttttatggcatATGACCTCCTtttatatctcaaaaaaaaaaaaaagaaaatcttctAGTTTTTTTATAGTATCATTGCCTCCATTTGAAATCATGCACTGTATTTTGCTTACCAGTTACCTTGTTCCTATAATTTTCTCCTTCGATTGTCTTCTATGCATAAGGAAACTTTACTCAACATAATAAGGATGTGTTTAGTTTGCTATTAGAATTGAAGCCGAAATGAATTGAAATGGAAATCAAAATGGCTATATCCTTTGATTTGTTTGGTTTATAACCATATTTAGAATTAGAATCAGAATGGATTTGAATGTTAGAGGAGAATAAAGATTCGATTTTGAATGATTTTTTTATCCTTCTTtagaatttgaataaaaataaaatttttcataaccaaaatgctAGAATGGGAGTTAAGTATTTCCACTCTCATTGCAGAACTCAATTCTCTTCAACCAAATATGTCTTAAAATTAAACATCAGCTTACAATTATGTAATTCAACTTTTATCCTAAAATAAAACCTATGTTGCCTTGTAAACCAAAATAGCAACCTAAGAATCAAACTCTTTTTTTCTCCGTTTTCAGGAAAGAACGGGTCACTGTCCTTGCTTTCAACCCAAGAAAATAATCTCTCCAGGTCCCAAGCCCAGTTGGTTCTTTAGGAAAGAGAGAGCCATGGGACTGAGCCGCTAGCCCAATTAGCTTGGAAACTGAGGTGATCAACCACTTGATTCCTCACTGTGGAATGCTCGGAAACTAACGAAttccaaatttataattttatgaatCACAGGACGCTGCATCACCAATAATCCACCATACAAAAGTGTCGAAATTGATTTGATACCATTACTAATCAAAATGAGACTATTACCCAAACTTTTCAGAGTTTTTAGGAAGTCTGCAATAGGAACTGGCCTGTTAGCAAGCGTGATTGCAAGTGCAGTTTTTTCTTCGTTTttaagaaaagagaaggaaaccACCCAATCTATTGAGTAGGGGAGCGAAAAATTAGTATTAAAGATGTTTTATGAGCTGGGTAGAACTGTTGAACGTGATGCTCTTATCTTTAGGGgtaaagagagaaaaattggtGAGCGTCTTCTTTCAGGTATGCGTTTCACTTTTCTTTCCTAACTAGCTACCAAGCTTAGGTTCCTGGATTTTTGtaccactaaaaaaaaaaaaataggcccTTCTATGGAAGACACATTGGAAACCAGATGAAGGCAACTGGCTCAATATCATTAGATTACATTCTGCTTGGCTCCCTAATAACAATGTAGCCACTTCTCTTTTCTGTTTCAGCATCTCTCTATCCATGGGAATTGAAACTTTATTATTTTAGCTCTGCTAATATCAAGCCTCTGTCCACAATTCCCACGCCATTTTATGAATGATCTTTATGTGCATTTCATCTGATTGTGTAATAGAAACAGTGTGTAAATTGGTTATAGTCATTATGCAGATTGCTATATCAGACCTTGCAGGGTGGAAGATGACTTTATTTTTAATAGCGTTTTTACGTCTTTGTTTCAGTGTAAACCTCTGCATAATTTTGTGGGAAAGGAGAGATATGCCATCATTTTTTTAACTTCTATTCCATGTTCAATAGGTTGTTGCCTTGTGGGAAAATTCAAGGACTAAGCAGCAGCCAGCAGTTCTCAACTTCTAACATCGggtacattaattttttttttttttagaggaaaaagaaaaacctAAGATTGGCTTAAAAGTTTCAGAAACTGAACTTTGTTGATGGTAATCGAATACTTCATATTCACCCTTTTTGAGGAAAATTGTGCAGTTTAATGAGCCGAAATATATGGGAATTGTTAGCTGATCTGCTATCTAGAACAATCTTGAGAAAATGGTGGAAAATACCATGTCACACATtttatcacgcccccgacccgagatttgaatcgagggtcatggcaaccgccgcatacttatagattactttttccataagcatgcaaggcatctcatcatgatatcttcacaattagttaaataaatttttcaatatttaataatcaaaccttagttcaaataacaaatcaaaactcagtgttcaaaagaaaataactgtctgacaaagtcagcactaaaaataaaactaaaagtcttgaatcaattctgagaaaaaatcataaatcaatgagttaactccatctctaatcgctctcccaaccgaaatcccgcatcatgctaattttctggatctgtaagaaaaacataaaacttatcatgagctaaatagcccagtaagcagtgtatacctttaactgaataaatcaggcaaataatactatgcataacaaatcaatatgtaatttcatgaaatcatatttatactgtcaatcatatataaaagtcaattcatcataatttctaattatgcttttcttcttaatttcatcaatttcttaaattcttcttaccaaccatgactatgaccacattatccctgcggcagggtcataataccgcgtatctgcttgcggtgggatgcgaatcatctggcagcaaaatcttttggaaccgctggtctaactggcggttttgtcgctggactatctggcgacatgtcgctggtcttactggcgacataaatcctcaggacagtcaattgccaacgtatatgccccgttggcggggtcctcaacacagtcaggttgttaatttcatattgtcttccaattcacttattattttcaaaataataaaattatttgatattcaagtcaaatcaattataacattctttgagatcatatatcatcataataattgctcagcaaataacttcaatcataaataattttttacaattaactttcatcataaataattccaacaattatttcaataaataatttcaatcacaagcatgcataaatttatttaattcataatttaccagataaattcagtaaaagtaaacactacttacctcaaaagaaagtccaaactagaaattctagggatctcgaaaatccttctctgaacctgatacatcaaatatcatattttaaatcaaaatttcatcgaattaaaaataactaaattattaaaatctaatatccccacgaggatcaattcgtcgacagcatccaggattttcgaactaatccatggatatcctaattaaatttatttattttttatttttattgctaatttaattaattttttttaattaattaattaatttcataaatcctaaaatctagagagagagagagcaaagagagtttctctttccgccttttttttttcttttccttttcttctttttctcttttttttttcttttccttttcttcgttttcttctttttcttcttcttctgcttcccgcaccggaacagaggactcttggtcctccggccttgatcgaccgttcgggccgcggccgccacggcggaggccggcggccgacggggccactcccccgatcacggaggaaacatggccggcggtcaattttgatcgccggcgccggaaattcatgaaaaataagcccaaaaacaggggtctttcccgaccaaaaatcgacgacgctcgtcgccggccaccacgCACAAGGGCATGgaaggaaagggaaggaagaggggaaaaagagaaggacttacctcggcctcctgggacctcgtcggcgggcaatcacgacggGATTCACAACGGTGTTTGCGGCTCTACTtcgaaaaatcagagagaaagtgagggagaagaggccgatggatcAATTTTAAgaagaggggagaccttcttatagagggtcctaagattttcgaggggtcctaggactcctaataggctttggtctcgtcggagaagaagactcctaccgggagtcttcttcccggttttactctgtttttttttttttttttctgttttgggctttgggtctgctaggttttgggctataacattctccacttctaaaaaaaaatttcgtcctcaaaatttttcatacctgtagtctcgaagagctggggatatttttgcttcatttcttcctctagttcccaagtagcttctctttctgaatgtcgactccactgtaccttgacataagaaatattgcgacgtctcagcacctgttgtTTACGATCTACAATCCGtataggatattcttcatatgatagatcttttctggcttgtactggttcaagttccacgatgtgacttggatctggtaaatatttctttaacatagaaacatgaaaaatattatgtactcctgcaagtgaaggggtaaggcaagtcgataagccacctcaccaactctttccaaaatctcaaacggacccacatatctgggattcaatttaccacgaatgccaaatcttgagatttcttttgaaggagatactttgagaaacacatggtcaccaacttgaaattttaatttccgtctcctgttatctgcataacttttctgtctgctttgtgctgcccgaagtcgttctttaattaattgaatcttctcgactgcttgttgaacaagttcgggacccaatattcttcgctcaccaacatcatcccagtgaatcggtgatcgacatctcctaccatataaagcttcgtaaggtgccataccaatgctagcttgataactgttattgtaagcgaactcaatcaaaggtagatgctcatctcatgaactcttcatatccaaaatacaggttctcaacatatcttctaagatctgaatagttctctctgactgaccatcagtctgtggatgaaaagctgtactgaagttcaattttattcctaatgccttatgtaagctcttccagaactgtgatacaaatctggtgtctcgatccgatacgatggtcactgaaattccatgtaatcttacaatttctttcatatataactttgctagtctttccaaggtaaatccaactctaattggaagaaagtgtgcagactttgtcaatcggtccacaatcacccaagcTGCATCATTTTACAGGGAGTCtttggtagtccagttacaaaatccatagtgatatgtttccacttccaaactggaatatcaagaggttgaagtagtcctgccggtctctgatgttcagctttaacttgttgacacaccaaacattgagccacgaaatgagcgatctctctcttcatattattccaccagtacatttcttttaagtctctatacatcttagtacctcccagatgaactgtataaccggtctgatgtgcctcctgaagtatttcatgcttgagtgctgaatcattgggtacgcaaattctgttttcgaaccttaacgaaccatcttcatgtatcttgaattcagattgaacaccagcttccattgaatttcttatttttattagttgtggatcatcattttgggcaactgaaattctttcaatgagtgttggctgaaccctcatgttggctaaccgtactgttgagtcatatattcagaTGTCTAATTCTAatttcttatatcctttaataATTGACTTTGGTGTATGATTAAAATCGCTAAATTTTCCACAgatttctactaagggcatcagcaacaacattagctttttccggatgataatggattgttaaatcataatcctttaatagttctaaccaccttctctgtctcatgtttaattctttctgtataaaaatgtacttcaaactcttatgatctgtaaacacttcacactgcgcaccNNNNNNNNNNNNNNNNNNNNNNNNNNNNNNNNNNNNNNNNNNNNNNNNNNNNNNNNNNNNNNNNNNNNNNNNNNNNNNNNNNNNNNNNNNNNNNNNNNNNGTCTTTAAAATAATCaggcttcgactttgctcatgttaggatgaggttctcctgtttcctaacatggctgtgggggcacataagggccgttgtaagggcctctcccttcatatcccggtcttaaaataatcgggccttcgactttgctcatgttaggatgaggttctcctcctgttcctaacatggctgtgggggcacataagggccgttgtaagggcctctccccccatccgatcttaaataatcggccttcgactttgctcatgttaggacgaggttctcctcctgttcctaacatggctgtgggggcacataagggccgttgtaagggcctctcccccatccgatcttaaataatcgggccttcgactttgctcatgttaggatgaggttctcctttccTAACATGGtgtgggcacataagggcgttgtaagggcctctccccatccggtctttaaataaccggccttcgactttgctcatgttaggagagGTTCTCTCCTGTTcctacatggctgtggggcacataaggccattgtagggcctctccccccatccgatctttaagtaaccgaccTTCGACTtggctcgtgttaggacgaggtcctcctcctgttcctaacacgcttagtttcgattgtcggaaggagctactcctgTCGTTTATGagttcatgccaaaagaaaagatatgcaaatatgaaagaacttttatttaagacaaaattattggtaatacatccgtagattttcgagttccatggtcgcggaaggttgctcctccgagctctttcaaatagtatgttccggaccgaaccacctccctgacttcatacgagcCTTCCCATTAGGGGcgagttttccttgattctgaggttgtgagacagcggctcgccgaagtactaaatcccccgctctgaaggctttgctcttgacccgagatTTGTAGTAGCGGGCCACCTTCTGCCTGTAGGcagccattcgaacttgagctgtctcatgcttctcttctaataagtcgagattggcttgagatcttgtgagttgcgctactcgtcgaatgccacaactcacgtCCGATGGGATTTGAGTTTGATCGGATTATGgtttctgttccgaaggctaagacaaagggggtctcccctgtgggcagtctttggtagttcggtatgccccaacacatgataaagctcatctgcccaagttccctttgctctttcaagtctcgccttgatcccttgcagcagagtcctgttagtaacctcgggtTCACCGTTTGCTTGCGGATAGGCTACTGACGCGAAGTTgtaggagatatttaggtcctcacaaaattcagcaaaccttgccccagcaaattatcgcccgttatcagtaatgagagttctggataggccgaacctacagacaatcgacttccaaatgaagttctgcaccttagcttctgtaatttttgccaaaggttcagcttcgatccacttggtgaattagtcaattgccaccaggaggaacttcacTGTCAGATGTCATGGGAAAAGGCCCGAGGATAtctatcccccattgtgcaaacggccatggggcactcaagggtgtaagttcggaggcagattgcctttggatatttgcatatctctgacactgatcacaccttctgacatattcgatggagtcgtggtgcatggtaggccagtaatagccttgttggagcagcttgtgggataaagatctgacccctaggtgacttccgcagactccctcatgtacctcccacaaggcgagtCGGCCTcaaaaggccggagatatttcaaaaggggcaaagagtacaacTTTTTACAGCTTGCCTTTATAAAGAATATATCggaaggcctggttcctaagcttccgaatttttttgcatcaggaggaagaaccccgtccttgaggtatgcaaccagtgggtcaatccagctgggttcatgattgatctccatcacaagctgcggttcttccgtacccgggcacttcagaacctcgaagaagactttcttgggcagttcagccggaactagtgtagccaacttggagagaaagtcggccctgatattttctgctcttggaatctgcttgatgtcaaagctaccgaaggcagggacgatctctttcaccttttcgagatacttgaccatactgtcctcccgagcttcatagtttccgctgacctgtcccaccaccaattggaagtcactgtagacttggagccgatctacttctaactctttggcgatcctcaatcctacaatcagagcttcatattttgctccattatttgtcgcaggaaattcgaagcacagcgcgtactccgcaataattccttctggattaaccaaatcaggcccgtgcctgcgcccgacatgttggaggaaccgtccacgtagagagcccaaaaaccatcagagagatccgttctttcttcaggagaattcaactggagccctgagttgtcggcttcaccttgttcaagtttGATCTCTTCcaaaatagtgcactccactatgaagtctgctaatatctgagctttaatCGCCGGCcgagttgatagttgatgtcgaattccgtgagctcgactgtccatttcgttATCTTTCCGAAagtatccgctcgatgcagaactgctttgatcggttggtcggtgagcaatattatggtgtgcccttgaaagtaagatcggaatcttcgagctgcaatcaacaaggcgtaggttagtttctctaacttagtatatctgatttcggcgtctctcaatactcggctaatgtagtagatcgatcgttgaactTTTACTTCTTCTTTAACCAGGACTActacgagagccacaggggagaccgccaggtacaggaacaactcctctccggattcgggctttgccaacagcggggtgaGCCGAtgtagctctttaatttttcgaatgcttgctgacattaggtggtccaacagaagttcttcgactacttgagggtctgaaagaaaagcaggcatcgctcgaccgaccttgagacgaaacgATTCAGAGCTACaattctcccagtaaggcgctgaacttcctttattgacttcgagacggtcattttctggatggcacgaatcttttttggatttgcctcgatcccgcaccccgacaccatgaagcccaagaatttttctgaggtcactccgaaagcgcacttgaccggattcagcttcatcttatattttcgaaggaCGCTGAAAGTCTCCTCAAAGTCGACGATAtggttctttgtggatttgcttttcacaagcatatcgtccacgtagacctccatattgcggccgatctgctctttgaagatcttctttaccagccattgataggtcgcccctgcatttttgaggccaaaaggcatgaccctgtaacaataaagaccatgattagtaataaaagcgattttttcttcgtcctccggtgccatcctgatttgattgtagccgaaaaatgcatccatgaaagtgagaagctcatggtccgaggttgcatccactaattgatcaattatgGACAGAGATAACTGTcttcggacaggctttgtttagctttttgaaatctatacacatcctccacttgccgttcgtctTTTTGacaagaaccacattggagacccagttcgggtagttgacttctctgatgaacccgaccttccggagtttatcaacttcctcagctattgccacttgcttttcgtgcatgacttcggattttttccttcgtcggccgatgtttggaTCAACAGCCAGGTGGTGCtccatgactcccgcatcaatccctggcatgtccgtcgggacccaaacgaaaacatccgcattcttttgtagaaaattaatgagctgtgtccgtacctcttctcctaggttagagccgatcttcactacatgttcctcattcccatcgttcaaaggaattgagacaagatcttcaatcggctcaccccat from Elaeis guineensis isolate ETL-2024a chromosome 4, EG11, whole genome shotgun sequence includes these protein-coding regions:
- the LOC105044086 gene encoding LOW QUALITY PROTEIN: translocase of chloroplast 120, chloroplastic (The sequence of the model RefSeq protein was modified relative to this genomic sequence to represent the inferred CDS: inserted 1 base in 1 codon), giving the protein MENGENRLGEMKMASEDGASLPKSVDGVAGGSDGPKDEAKDSEENEVFEEAMEPPQQERSDSQDFAGHKRGIVEVPRCEKGHVGPDEQETIGLEKYDEGGDMQVNDRSADEQEMVDTENFVGSTDALLNDQSSEKQEARFSEKFDESIDAQVNDQRHEEQGTTEMEASTESDHSLPLKQVEDRKEAMPTELNGSEKFDESIDAQVNDHSYEEQGATEVEASAESDHSLPLKQVEDRREAMPTELNGVEADDVISENVGDVVKVSSIPVNDGEVILEDSKEEFVDENSNDGEPDEVISDGLHVAVYEKTENGGSLEVVFDKNSVSCGTDSKEQIPHDDGVDQMQDVSVRSSTFPNEQTINQQSEEGPSKMDNGFVGETFASVVKEDESTNPPITDGIQEHPKEGRGQSPSSDSKSGVIKDVGKQSVLVEGLGDSGSTDDEDKTYSQQAPSATSRFENSGGPSLPSRPAGLGSSAPLLEPSARSLQQPRANDSVPQRQSQHSEEPVNDDAEENDETREKLQMIRVKFLRLAHRLGQTPHNVVVAQVLYRLGLAEQLRRNTNRPGVFSFDRASVMAEQLEAAGQEPLDFSCTIMIIGKTGVGKSATINSIFDEVRLQTDAFQLGTKKVQEIEGMVQGIKVRVIDTPGLSSSSSDQRQNEKILYSVKKFISKTPPDIVLYFDRLDMQSRDYGDVPLLRTITDIFGASIWFNAIVVLTHAASAPPDGPNGSPLSYEMFVTQRSHVVQQAIRQAAGDVRLMNPVSLVENHSACRMNRAGQRVLPNGQVWKPQLLLLSFASKILAEANMLLKLQDNPPGKPFGSRARVPPLPFLLSSLLQSRPQLKLPEEQFGDDDTLDEDLDEESDSDDEPDYDELPPFKRLTKSQLAKLSRAQKKAYFEELDYREKLFYKKQLKEEKKHRKLRRKMAEAAKDLPNDFNNENLEDESSGPASVPVPMPDLALPTSFDSDNPSHRYRFLDSSSQWLVRPVLETQGWDHDVGYEGLNVERLFVVKDKIPISVSGQLTKDKKECTLQMELASSIKHGEGKATSLGLDMQSVGKDMAYTLRGETRFNNFRRNNTAAGLSVTLLGDSMSAGLKIEDKLVINKRFRLLMSGGAMTGRGDVAYGGRLEATLRDKDYPIGRNLSTLALSVVDWHGDLAIGCNVQSQLPVGRGTNVIGHVNLSNRGTGQIGIRLNSSEHLQIALLVLVPXFRNVKRTLCGSSQSM